In Patescibacteria group bacterium, one DNA window encodes the following:
- a CDS encoding gluconeogenesis factor YvcK family protein yields the protein MQKVKKIIYIGGGTGASVVLGGLKVHKNVQLTSVYPVTDSGGSTGRLLKENKDLLPMGDLRKMLLALMPENKTWKDILDFRFEKGEFEGHNLGNIIIANLQEKSGDIEKAIEELCKELKIKDKIMPVALKRADLCVELENGQVIKSETNIDEVIGFDGNLKIKKAWIEPKIKANPSVLKAIKEANLIVIGPGDLYTSVVACLCVSGIANALKASRAKIVYVSNIMTKFGQTNNFSVQDHVDVLEQYLGLGILDYVIYNKTKPSLEILKQHTEIKGNFVEFLNQKNTQKINYIGADLLGKAYKKKKSDVLIRSLIHHDSKKLAKILFELV from the coding sequence ATGCAAAAAGTCAAGAAAATTATCTATATTGGTGGTGGAACTGGAGCAAGTGTTGTTTTGGGTGGGTTAAAAGTGCACAAAAATGTTCAATTAACTAGTGTTTATCCAGTGACTGATAGTGGAGGATCAACTGGCAGATTATTGAAAGAAAATAAGGATTTATTGCCGATGGGTGATTTAAGAAAAATGCTGTTAGCTTTAATGCCGGAAAATAAAACGTGGAAAGATATTTTAGATTTTCGTTTTGAAAAAGGTGAATTTGAGGGTCATAATTTGGGAAATATTATTATTGCGAATTTACAAGAAAAATCTGGTGATATTGAAAAGGCGATTGAAGAATTATGCAAAGAATTAAAAATAAAAGATAAGATAATGCCTGTAGCTTTGAAAAGAGCTGATCTATGCGTAGAACTTGAAAATGGACAAGTCATAAAATCAGAAACCAATATTGATGAAGTAATTGGTTTTGATGGCAATTTGAAGATAAAAAAGGCTTGGATTGAACCAAAGATTAAAGCAAATCCTAGTGTTTTAAAGGCTATCAAAGAGGCAAATTTGATTGTAATTGGACCTGGAGATTTATATACTTCTGTTGTTGCATGTTTATGTGTTTCTGGTATTGCTAATGCCCTAAAGGCATCTAGAGCCAAAATTGTTTATGTCAGCAACATAATGACTAAGTTTGGACAGACGAACAATTTTAGTGTTCAGGACCATGTAGATGTTTTGGAACAATATTTGGGGCTTGGAATTTTGGATTATGTCATATATAATAAAACCAAGCCTAGTTTAGAAATACTTAAACAACATACGGAAATAAAAGGAAATTTTGTTGAATTTTTGAATCAGAAAAATACTCAAAAAATTAATTATATTGGTGCTGATTTATTAGGAAAAGCTTATAAGAAAAAGAAATCTGATGTTTTGATAAGGAGTTTGATTCATCATGATTCTAAAAAATTGGCAAAAATATTATTTGAATTGGTGTAA
- the glmS gene encoding glutamine--fructose-6-phosphate transaminase (isomerizing) has protein sequence MCGIIAYIGNKKASPILVDGLKKLEYRGYDSWGLATISDGKINFVKSVGRIGQNLEMTNLAGTIGMGHTRWATHGGVTDQNAHPHLDCEGKIAVIHNGIIENFAKLKEQLIKEGHKFRSETDTEVLSHLIEKYYEGNLKEAVRKALLCIDGTYGIVVISSLEPDRIVAARHGSPLVVGVGEGENYFASDATALIPYTKKVVYIEENEIVEITKEGFYTITIDDKKVNSEVHEIDWQQDLAEKKDFKHFMMKEIFEQPKVVENASAGRVVSSEGLAHLGGLNMSIEEMLRVKRIVFIACGTALHAGMVGKYMIEECASIPCEVECASELRYKRILLDKDTLVFVISQSGETADTIAAMREIQRKGIKVLGISNVVGSTIARETDGGVFVHAGPEIGVASTKAFLAQTTVLSILALEFGRLKNLSFMEGKNIAEEIKKIPEKIKKILEQNDKIKNLAEKYRDYKNFLYLGRRFNYPMALEGALKLKEISYIHAEGYSAGEMKHGAIALIDENFPCFFIVPKDSVYDKTISNMQEIRARKGKIIAITTERNTDIEKYADDVIYIPETIELLEPLLTVVPMQLLAYHIAEIKGLDVDKPRNLAKSVTVE, from the coding sequence ATGTGCGGAATAATAGCTTATATCGGAAATAAAAAAGCATCACCGATTTTAGTTGATGGTTTGAAAAAATTAGAATATCGTGGATATGATTCTTGGGGTTTGGCGACTATCAGTGATGGAAAAATTAATTTTGTGAAAAGCGTTGGCAGAATTGGCCAGAATTTAGAGATGACTAATCTTGCTGGAACAATTGGAATGGGTCATACAAGATGGGCAACTCATGGAGGAGTAACAGATCAGAATGCTCATCCTCATTTGGATTGTGAAGGAAAAATTGCAGTAATTCATAATGGGATTATTGAGAATTTTGCCAAATTAAAAGAGCAATTGATTAAAGAAGGTCATAAATTTAGATCAGAAACTGATACTGAAGTTTTAAGCCATTTGATTGAAAAATATTATGAAGGAAATTTGAAAGAAGCAGTGAGAAAAGCTTTGCTTTGCATTGATGGAACATATGGTATTGTTGTTATTTCTTCACTTGAACCAGATAGGATTGTTGCAGCTCGTCATGGTAGTCCATTAGTCGTGGGAGTTGGTGAGGGAGAAAATTATTTTGCGTCTGATGCGACAGCTTTGATTCCTTATACGAAAAAAGTGGTTTATATTGAAGAAAATGAGATTGTGGAAATTACAAAAGAAGGTTTTTATACTATTACAATTGATGATAAAAAAGTTAATTCAGAAGTTCATGAAATTGATTGGCAACAGGATTTAGCTGAAAAGAAAGATTTTAAACATTTTATGATGAAAGAAATTTTTGAACAGCCAAAAGTAGTTGAAAATGCTTCAGCTGGTCGAGTTGTATCTTCGGAAGGTTTGGCTCATCTTGGCGGTTTAAATATGTCAATTGAAGAAATGTTAAGAGTCAAAAGAATTGTTTTTATTGCTTGCGGTACTGCTTTGCATGCTGGAATGGTTGGAAAATACATGATTGAAGAATGCGCGTCAATTCCTTGTGAAGTCGAATGCGCATCAGAATTGCGTTATAAAAGAATTCTATTAGATAAAGATACTCTTGTTTTTGTAATATCGCAATCTGGTGAAACAGCTGACACAATTGCAGCAATGCGAGAAATACAGAGAAAGGGTATTAAAGTTTTGGGAATTTCTAATGTTGTTGGATCAACGATTGCTCGTGAAACTGATGGCGGAGTTTTTGTTCATGCTGGACCAGAAATTGGCGTTGCTTCAACAAAAGCTTTTTTGGCGCAAACTACTGTTCTATCAATCTTGGCTTTAGAATTTGGTAGACTTAAAAATTTGTCTTTCATGGAAGGAAAAAATATTGCAGAAGAGATAAAGAAAATTCCAGAAAAGATAAAGAAAATTTTAGAACAAAATGACAAAATAAAAAATTTAGCAGAAAAATATCGTGATTACAAAAATTTCTTGTATTTAGGTAGAAGATTTAATTATCCTATGGCATTGGAAGGAGCTTTGAAGTTAAAAGAAATTTCTTATATTCATGCTGAAGGCTATTCTGCTGGAGAAATGAAACATGGCGCAATTGCCTTGATTGATGAAAATTTTCCATGTTTTTTCATAGTTCCAAAAGATAGTGTTTATGACAAAACAATTAGTAATATGCAAGAAATAAGAGCAAGGAAAGGCAAAATTATTGCTATTACGACAGAGAGAAATACTGACATTGAAAAATATGCAGATGACGTGATTTATATTCCAGAAACTATAGAATTGCTTGAGCCATTGTTAACTGTTGTGCCAATGCAATTGCTGGCTTATCATATTGCAGAAATCAAAGGATTGGATGTGGATAAGCCGAGGAATTTGGCAAAGAGTGTGACTGTTGAATAA
- a CDS encoding C39 family peptidase: MRKVSKIGIVILMLAILVAIDLFLVKMFQPQEISEINEYNESLNIENQSEQNISSENIVAEENQNDEKDIKKKPEFVMPASCDLDAPFTCQAPYQNWAEPWQEACEEASLMMIDHYLKGEYLNLEIPKDVANQEILDMVDWQVQNWGGHFDLKAEDIVRLAKEYYGYKNVEAKYDITVEDIKKELAQGNVVLAPTAGQMLANPHFTAPGPVYHNLVIVGFDENGFITNDPGIWQGFKFRYTFDNLYNAIHDYDPSSMLNGKKVMIVIKK; encoded by the coding sequence ATGCGAAAAGTATCAAAAATTGGAATTGTAATATTAATGTTGGCTATTCTTGTAGCTATTGATTTGTTTTTGGTAAAAATGTTTCAACCTCAAGAAATATCTGAAATAAATGAATATAATGAGTCGCTAAATATAGAAAATCAATCTGAACAAAATATTAGTTCAGAGAATATTGTAGCTGAAGAGAATCAAAATGACGAAAAAGATATAAAAAAGAAACCAGAATTTGTAATGCCTGCGAGTTGTGATCTAGATGCTCCATTTACATGCCAAGCGCCATATCAGAATTGGGCAGAGCCTTGGCAGGAAGCTTGTGAGGAAGCATCTTTGATGATGATTGATCATTATTTGAAAGGAGAATATTTGAATTTAGAAATTCCTAAAGATGTAGCTAATCAGGAAATTTTGGATATGGTAGATTGGCAAGTACAAAATTGGGGTGGACATTTTGATTTGAAGGCAGAAGATATTGTCAGATTAGCAAAAGAGTATTATGGTTATAAGAATGTTGAAGCTAAATATGATATTACAGTTGAAGATATAAAGAAAGAATTAGCGCAAGGAAATGTTGTTTTAGCGCCAACTGCTGGACAAATGCTTGCTAATCCTCATTTTACGGCACCTGGTCCTGTTTACCATAATTTGGTAATTGTTGGATTTGATGAAAATGGATTTATTACAAATGATCCAGGAATTTGGCAAGGATTTAAATTTAGATATACTTTTGATAATTTGTATAATGCGATTCATGATTATGATCCAAGTTCGATGTTGAATGGAAAAAAAGTTATGATAGTTATAAAGAAATAA
- a CDS encoding uridine kinase yields the protein MIIQPKVRLYRPSIYDIIAITGASGSGKGEVAKKIIAAVGEEYVGHNELDNFYLDRSDMPPEEREKLDFDDPNNSLDWFEVIHFVMCLKEGKPVEMPLYDFDSHTRVTRPEPLIITPKRFNLIDSHMALWHPKLRTLYRKKLFVDPTLDICGFRRQDRDTRPKEEGGRGRTNESVRKQWPKVSRAFKIHFEPTKEFANIIIPEGGNNEEGIDFIIGWMKYQIMIEAQQTQTA from the coding sequence GTGATCATCCAACCAAAAGTAAGATTATATAGGCCATCAATTTATGATATCATTGCAATCACAGGAGCAAGTGGATCAGGCAAGGGAGAGGTTGCAAAAAAAATTATTGCTGCTGTTGGCGAAGAGTACGTTGGGCATAACGAATTAGATAATTTTTATCTTGATCGCAGCGATATGCCTCCAGAAGAAAGAGAGAAGCTGGATTTTGATGATCCTAATAATTCTCTTGATTGGTTCGAAGTTATTCATTTTGTAATGTGCTTAAAGGAAGGAAAACCTGTTGAAATGCCTCTATACGATTTCGACAGCCATACTAGAGTTACCAGGCCAGAGCCACTCATCATCACGCCAAAACGCTTTAATCTTATTGACAGCCATATGGCTCTTTGGCATCCAAAACTTAGAACACTTTACCGCAAAAAACTATTTGTTGATCCAACACTAGATATTTGCGGTTTCAGAAGACAAGATAGAGATACTAGACCCAAAGAAGAAGGTGGTCGTGGCAGAACGAATGAATCAGTTCGCAAACAATGGCCAAAAGTTAGTCGTGCCTTCAAAATTCACTTCGAACCAACCAAAGAATTTGCTAACATAATTATTCCCGAAGGCGGCAACAACGAAGAGGGAATTGATTTTATTATCGGTTGGATGAAATATCAAATCATGATCGAAGCTCAACAAACTCAAACAGCCTAA
- the leuS gene encoding leucine--tRNA ligase produces the protein MKYDFKKIEKKWQKKWDEEKLYQVDVKKSAKPFYNLMMFPYPSAEGLHVGNMYAFTGSDIYGRYQRLKGNDVFEPIGLDGFGIHSENFAIKNKIHPAVMAEKTQKRFYEQLHMIGNAYDWSKTLETYDPNYYKWTQWLFLQMYKRGLAYKKKAAVNWCPSCMTVLSDEQVEAGLCERCKTEVVKKDMSQWFFKITDYAEKLLKNIDKIDWTEKTKLAQKNWIGKSEGIEIEYKIVDSDKKIICFTTRPDTNFGATFVVLAPESKVLNEMVTDEHKKEVEDYVKKSLAKSEQDRIEEGREKTGVFTGAYCINNLTGKKMPIWVSDFVLGNVGTGAVVGVPGHDIRDFEFAKKFKLPIIRVVIGKDNDTSEIIEAKQVQEKEGKMINSDFLNGLDIHDATKKIMDYLEKKSWGQRVVNYKLRDWCISRQRFWGPPIPIVYCESCAKRKPKIILVHGIYGHSKENWFPWFKQEMENRGYEVLIPDLPNNEHPKMNEWISALEKLPIKKDDQIYLIGHSLGAPAACQFALKNKLNIEKLILVAPTGNSQGELNWNNLKNAGCDDEALAIIKEFNELNIGLDELSKLVKEKVIYLSDNDPYIPLEVKKDYEVLNAKVSVFKNKGHFNETAGIKELPEILFEFPDSINSGIIPVPEEDLPVMLPKTDDYLPDGTDRSPLARNLEFVNTKCPKCGGEAKRETDVSDTFLDSSWYFLRYPSVDIKDQPFDKEITKKWLPVDMYIGGHEHAVLHLLYTRFVTMVLHDLGMIDFEEPFKKFRAHGLIIKDGAKMSKSKGNVVNPDLYIEKYGADVLRTYLMFIGPLKQGGDFRDEGVVGIERFFGRLFFLVSQVLSSLGTQDDVFVIQRNKLIKKATHDVEELDYNTIIASSMEFLNLLDKQKDKISKIDIETLLIILSPFAPHFCEEMWETLGNKESVFKASWPLFDESKMKEEKVKMIIQINGKVRDFMEVDTNISEEKASELVQKREKIMKYIVGKKIKKMIFVKGRLINIVV, from the coding sequence ATGAAATATGATTTTAAAAAAATAGAAAAAAAGTGGCAGAAAAAATGGGATGAAGAAAAGCTTTATCAGGTTGATGTTAAAAAATCTGCCAAACCTTTTTATAATTTGATGATGTTTCCATATCCATCTGCTGAAGGTTTGCATGTTGGAAATATGTACGCTTTTACTGGATCAGACATTTATGGACGCTATCAAAGATTAAAGGGCAATGATGTTTTTGAACCAATTGGATTGGATGGTTTTGGTATCCATTCAGAAAATTTTGCAATTAAAAATAAGATTCATCCAGCAGTGATGGCAGAAAAAACTCAGAAAAGATTTTATGAACAATTACACATGATAGGTAATGCTTATGATTGGTCAAAGACTTTGGAAACCTATGATCCAAATTATTATAAATGGACGCAATGGCTATTTTTGCAGATGTACAAAAGAGGATTGGCATACAAAAAGAAAGCAGCTGTGAATTGGTGTCCTTCTTGTATGACTGTTTTGTCTGATGAGCAAGTTGAAGCTGGTTTATGTGAAAGATGTAAAACAGAAGTTGTAAAAAAAGATATGAGCCAATGGTTTTTCAAGATTACTGATTATGCTGAAAAATTATTAAAAAATATTGATAAAATTGATTGGACAGAAAAGACAAAATTAGCGCAGAAAAATTGGATTGGAAAGTCAGAAGGCATAGAAATTGAATACAAAATTGTTGACAGTGACAAGAAAATAATTTGTTTTACAACGCGACCAGATACTAATTTTGGTGCGACATTTGTAGTATTGGCGCCAGAAAGTAAAGTTTTGAATGAGATGGTTACTGATGAGCATAAAAAAGAAGTTGAAGATTATGTTAAGAAATCATTAGCAAAAAGTGAACAAGACAGAATTGAAGAGGGACGAGAAAAAACAGGCGTTTTTACTGGAGCTTATTGTATTAATAATTTGACAGGTAAGAAAATGCCGATTTGGGTATCTGATTTTGTTTTGGGAAATGTAGGTACTGGTGCAGTTGTCGGTGTGCCTGGTCATGATATCAGAGATTTTGAATTTGCAAAGAAATTTAAATTGCCGATTATCCGAGTTGTTATTGGAAAAGATAATGATACTTCAGAAATTATAGAAGCAAAACAGGTTCAAGAAAAAGAAGGAAAAATGATTAATTCTGATTTTTTGAATGGTTTAGATATTCATGATGCGACTAAAAAAATAATGGACTACTTAGAAAAAAAAAGTTGGGGTCAGAGAGTGGTTAATTATAAATTACGCGATTGGTGTATTTCTAGACAAAGATTTTGGGGACCGCCAATTCCAATCGTTTATTGTGAAAGTTGTGCTAAGAGAAAGCCAAAAATTATTTTAGTGCACGGAATTTATGGTCATTCTAAAGAAAATTGGTTCCCTTGGTTTAAACAAGAAATGGAAAATAGAGGCTATGAAGTTTTAATTCCTGATTTGCCAAATAATGAGCATCCGAAGATGAATGAATGGATTTCTGCGCTGGAAAAATTACCGATTAAAAAAGATGACCAGATATATTTAATTGGCCATAGTTTGGGTGCTCCAGCTGCTTGCCAGTTTGCATTGAAAAATAAGTTAAATATTGAAAAATTGATTTTAGTTGCACCTACTGGGAATAGTCAAGGTGAGTTAAATTGGAATAATTTGAAGAATGCTGGTTGTGATGACGAGGCATTAGCAATCATTAAGGAATTCAATGAACTGAATATCGGATTAGATGAACTGTCTAAATTAGTTAAAGAAAAAGTAATTTACTTGTCTGATAATGATCCATATATTCCTTTAGAAGTTAAAAAGGACTATGAAGTCTTAAATGCTAAAGTTAGTGTATTTAAGAATAAAGGACATTTCAATGAGACTGCTGGTATTAAAGAATTGCCGGAAATACTTTTTGAATTTCCTGATTCTATAAATAGCGGTATAATTCCAGTTCCAGAAGAAGATTTGCCAGTAATGTTGCCAAAGACTGATGATTATTTGCCTGACGGAACTGATCGATCGCCTCTTGCTCGAAATTTGGAATTTGTTAATACGAAATGTCCAAAATGTGGAGGAGAGGCAAAAAGAGAAACTGATGTCTCAGATACATTCTTAGATTCATCTTGGTATTTTTTGAGATATCCAAGTGTTGATATAAAAGATCAGCCTTTTGATAAAGAGATTACAAAAAAATGGTTGCCAGTTGATATGTATATTGGCGGACATGAGCATGCTGTACTTCATTTACTTTATACAAGATTTGTGACAATGGTTTTACATGATTTAGGGATGATTGATTTTGAAGAGCCTTTTAAAAAATTTCGAGCGCATGGTTTGATTATTAAAGATGGTGCCAAGATGTCAAAATCAAAAGGTAACGTTGTAAATCCTGATCTATATATTGAAAAATATGGCGCTGATGTTTTGAGGACTTATTTGATGTTTATCGGACCATTAAAACAAGGTGGCGATTTTAGAGATGAAGGTGTTGTTGGAATTGAGCGTTTTTTTGGTAGACTTTTCTTTTTAGTTTCTCAGGTACTTAGTTCCTTAGGTACTCAGGATGATGTGTTTGTTATTCAGAGAAATAAATTAATCAAAAAAGCAACTCATGATGTTGAGGAATTGGATTATAATACGATCATTGCATCATCAATGGAATTTTTGAATTTGTTAGATAAGCAAAAAGATAAAATTTCTAAAATTGATATAGAGACTTTGTTAATTATTTTGTCTCCTTTTGCTCCGCATTTTTGTGAAGAAATGTGGGAGACGCTTGGGAATAAGGAAAGTGTTTTTAAAGCATCTTGGCCATTATTTGATGAAAGTAAAATGAAAGAAGAAAAAGTTAAAATGATTATTCAGATCAATGGCAAAGTGAGAGATTTTATGGAAGTTGATACAAATATTTCTGAAGAGAAGGCAAGTGAACTTGTGCAAAAGAGAGAAAAGATTATGAAATATATTGTTGGAAAAAAGATTAAGAAAATGATTTTTGTAAAGGGAAGATTGATTAATATAGTTGTATAA
- a CDS encoding TatD family hydrolase gives MIDTHAHLDFKDYDNDRDEVIKRSFANGLEKIINVGANLDRSKQAILIAENNEDIFATVGVHPEDLKDFDNNFRENFIKLAKTKKVVAIGECGLDYFYTKDPKNIEQQKKLFIAEIEIAKELNLPLIIHCRDAYEDAYEILKDKQAKGVMHCYLSNWQMAQKFLDLGFYISFTGAITYKKKEEVLEVVKKMSLDKIMVETDCPYLTPQIFRGERNEPMYVKYVIKKIAEIKGINFDEVEKKTTENAVKLFEL, from the coding sequence ATGATTGATACACATGCGCATCTTGATTTTAAAGATTATGATAATGATCGAGATGAAGTAATTAAAAGGTCGTTTGCGAATGGACTAGAAAAAATTATTAATGTTGGAGCAAATTTAGATCGAAGTAAGCAAGCAATTCTGATTGCAGAAAATAATGAGGATATTTTTGCAACTGTTGGCGTACATCCAGAAGATTTGAAAGATTTTGATAATAATTTTAGGGAAAATTTTATTAAATTAGCAAAGACTAAAAAAGTAGTGGCGATTGGTGAATGCGGATTAGATTATTTTTACACTAAGGATCCAAAAAATATTGAACAACAGAAGAAATTATTTATTGCTGAAATTGAGATTGCTAAAGAATTAAATTTACCATTGATTATCCATTGCCGAGATGCTTATGAAGATGCATATGAAATTTTGAAAGATAAACAAGCTAAAGGAGTAATGCATTGTTATCTGAGCAACTGGCAAATGGCGCAAAAATTTTTGGATTTAGGATTTTATATTTCATTTACTGGTGCAATTACATATAAAAAGAAAGAAGAAGTATTGGAAGTTGTCAAAAAAATGTCATTAGATAAAATAATGGTTGAGACTGATTGTCCATATTTAACTCCACAAATTTTTCGAGGAGAAAGAAATGAGCCAATGTATGTGAAATATGTAATTAAAAAGATTGCAGAGATTAAAGGAATTAATTTTGATGAGGTGGAGAAGAAAACGACTGAAAATGCAGTTAAGTTATTTGAATTATGA
- a CDS encoding MTH938/NDUFAF3 family protein encodes MIERYEFGLMLIDGKEYKSDIVIKPGEILAKEWFREEGHELRVIDVKDYIDEEDKFVVIGTGDGGEMQVPDATKEFFKEKGLEVIISDTTKAVAEYNRLEKEGRDVVGFFHITC; translated from the coding sequence ATGATAGAAAGATATGAATTTGGTTTAATGTTAATTGATGGCAAAGAATATAAATCAGATATTGTGATTAAGCCAGGCGAAATTTTGGCAAAGGAATGGTTTCGAGAAGAAGGGCATGAATTAAGAGTGATTGATGTAAAAGATTATATTGATGAAGAAGATAAATTTGTGGTAATTGGTACAGGCGATGGAGGAGAAATGCAAGTACCTGATGCAACAAAGGAATTTTTTAAAGAAAAAGGATTAGAAGTTATAATTTCTGATACTACGAAAGCAGTTGCAGAATATAATAGATTGGAAAAAGAGGGTAGGGATGTTGTTGGATTTTTCCATATTACTTGTTAG